DNA from Limnohabitans sp.:
CAATCAGGCCTTGTTTAATGCTGTTGAATGCGTTTGTCATGTTTTTTCCTTTCAGTTCTCTATCCAAAGTTGCACCAGTAATTCGGTCAGACCGGCCAGCTCATTGCGATGGGCTTTGCTGATGTTGGCACGCTCGTTTTTGGCAAACAGGGTCAGTAGGTAGAGCGGCATCCGTTCGCTGTGAACGTAATAAATGACGCGAACCCCACCCGATTTGCCTTGTGCGCCTCGTCCCCAGCGCAGTTTGCGGATGCCACCCGTGCCCTCCATCAAGTCACCTGCTTTGGGGTGCGCCGCCAAGTAGTTGATGATGTCCGGGCGCTCAGATGTACTCAGCAGTTTTTCAGCGCGACGGATGTATTCGGGCAGCTCTGCGATGGTCAGCATGACGGATATTCTAATCCATTGGATTATTTTTTGGAGCCGTTCCGGTTGCTCGGTTTGTTAACGGCAAATCCATCAGCATGCCCTTTGTGCCAAGCTTCAACATGTTTTAGCGATTGACTATGCCATCGATGTTTCTGTCTTCGGCGTCCCCAAACTCCTGAGCACATCCCGCACCATCTGCGCCCGTGCCTTGGGGTCGGGCAGTTCGCGTTCGATGCGGATTTTGTCGTTGCCCGCCAGCTTGATGTGTTTGTTCTTTTGGATCAAGCCGATGATGGCCATGGGGTCTATGGGCGGGTTGGGCTTGAAGGTGATCTGGATGACGCCGGGGGCGGCATCGACCTTGATGACGCCATAGGGCTGGGTCAGCACGCGCAGGCGGTGCACATCCACCAGGGTTTGGGCTTGCGGGGGCAGTTTGCCAAAGCGGTCCACCAGTTCTTCGAGCAAGGCGTCGATCTGGTTGCTGGTTTTGGCGGTGGCCAGCTTTTTGTAGAACGACAAGCGCAGGTGCACGTCGCCGCAGTAGTCGCCCGGCAGCAGGGCGGGGGCGTGCAGGTTGATGTCGGTGGTGACCGACAGGGGACTGAGCAAATCGGGTTCTTTGCCCATTTTCAAGCAGCGCACGGCTTCGGACAGCATCTCGTTGTACAGCTGAAAACCCACTTCGAGCATGTTGCCGCTCTGGTTTTCGCCCAGCACTTCGCCCGCGCCACGGATCTCCAGGTCGTGCATGGCCAGATAAAAGCCGCTGCCCAGTTCTTCCATTTGCTGGATGGCGTCGAGCCGCTGGGCGGCTTGTTTGGTCAGGCCCTCGATCTCGGGCACCATCAAATAGGCATAGGCCTGGTGGTGTGAGCGGCCCACGCGCCCGCGCAGTTGGTGCAGCTGGGCCAGGCCGAATTTGTCGGCGCGTGAAATCACGATGGTGTTGGCCGTGGGCACGTCGATGCCGGTCTCGATGATGGTCGAGCACAGCAAGATGTTGTAACGCTGGGCCACAAAGTCGCGCATCACACGCTCCAGCTCGCGCTCGGGCATCTGGCCGTGGGCCACGGCGATGCGGGCTTCGGGCAGGATTTCTTCAAGCTTTTGACGGCGGTTTTCGATGGTCTCGACCTCGTTGTGCAAAAAGTAGCACTGCCCGCCGCGCTTGAGTTCGCGCAGCACCGCCTCGCGGATCACGCCCGTGCCCTCGTTGCGCACAAAGGTCTTGATGGCCAGGCGGCGCTGGGGCGCGGTGGCGATCACGCTCAAATCGCGCAGGCCCTCCAAAGCCATGCCCATGGTGCGGGGGATGGGCGTGGCGGTGAGCGTGAGCACGTCGACTTCGGCCCGCAGGGCCTTCATGGCCTCTTTGTGGCGCACGCCAAAGCGGTGTTCTTCGTCGATGATGAGCAGGCCCAGGTCATGGAACTTGGTGGATTCGCTCAGCAGCTTGTGTGTGCCGACCACAATGTCCACTGTGCCATCGGCAATGCCTTTGAGGGCGGCGGTGACTTCCTTGCCCGACCTGAAGCGCGAGACCTCGGCTACCTTGACGGGCCATTTGGCAAAGCGGTCTTTGAGGGTTTGGTAATGCTGCTCGGCCAGCAGGGTGGTGGGGGCCAGAATCGCCACTTGTTTGCCGCCGGTCACCGCCACAAAAGCGGCGCGCAGCGCCACTTCGGTCTTGCCAAAACCCACATCGCCGCACACCAAGCGGTCCATGGGGCGAGGGCTGATCATGTCTTGGATGACGCAGTGGATGGCTGCCTTCTGGTCGGCGGTTTCTTCAAAGCCGAAATCGTTGGCAAAGGTTTCGTAATCCTGTGGGCTGTAGCGGAAAGGGTGGCCCTCGCGTGCAGCGCGGCGGGCGTAGATATTGAGCAACTCGGCGGCCGAGTCGCGCACCTGCTCGGCGGCGCGGCGTTTGGCTTTTTCCCACTGGCCCGAGCCCAGCTTGTGCAAAGGCGCTTCGTCGGCGCTCACGCCCGTGTAGCGGCCAATCAACTGCAACTGGCTCACCGGCACATACAGCGTGGCATCGCCCGCGTATTCGAGGTGCAAAAACTCTTGCAGGGCGGGCGTGCCGTCCTCGTTTTTTTGGCCCATGTCCATGTTGACCAGACCCCGGTAACGGCCAATGCCGTGCTGGCTGTGCACCACCGGGTCGCCCACGTTCAGCTCGCTCAGGTCTTTGATCAGCGCTTCGACGTCGCTGACCTGTTCTTGCTTTTTGCGGCGGCGGGTGGTGGCCCCTGCGGCAAAGAGTTCGGTTTCGGTGACCAGGTCCATGCCGTGCTCAAACCAGTGAAAACCGCTGACCAAGGCCGCCGTGGCCATGCCGACTTTTTCGTCGCTGGTCAAAAAATCTTCAAGGCTGTCGAAGACCGGTGGCGTGAGGCCGCTGGAACGCACAAAGTCAAGCAGGCTTTCGCGGCGGCCATCGCTTTCGGCCAGGATCAGCACGCGGGTTTTGCTGCTGTGGATGTGCGCTTGCAACCGGGCCAGAGGGTCTTCGGCACCGCGCATCACCGTCAGATCGGGCAGGGGCTGGGCCAGGGCGTTGTTCTCAACGTCGTCGGTGCCGGTTCGCAGTGCCAACTGGGCATGGCCGTTGGTCAGCGTGTAGAACTGCTCGGCGCTCAAAAACAGGGTGTCGGGCGGCAGCACCGGCCGCTCGGGGTCGCCCTGCACCAGGCGGTAGCGGTCTTTGGTGTCTTGCCAAAAGCGCTGGAATGCGGGCTCCAGATCACCATGCAGGACCACGGTGGCCGCATTGGCTTGAGTTGCATGGGGGCCCGCGCCCAGGTAGTCAAATACGGTGGCGGTTTCTTCAAAGAACAGCGGCAGGTAGTACTCGATGCCCGCCGTGGCCACGCCGTTGCCCATGTCTTTGTAGATGCGGCTTTTGGTCGGGTCGCCTTCCAGCAGTTCGCGCCAGCGGCTCCTGAATCGCGCTCGGGCCGCCTCGTCCATCGGGAACTCGCGCCCGGGCAGCAGGCGCACTTCGGGCACGGGGTACAAGCTGCGCTGGCTGTCGGGGTCAAAGGTGCGGATGGAGTCGATTTCGTCGTCAAACAAATCCACCCGGTAAGGCACCGGTGAGCCCATGGGGAACAAATCGATCAAACCACCGCGCACCGCGTATTCACCGGGGCTGACCACCTGGCTCACATGCGAATAACCCGCCAGCGTGAGCTGGGCCTTGAGCTGGGCTTCGTCGAGCTTTTGTTTGACCTTGAACTCGAAGGTGTAGCCCGCCAAAAAAGAGGGTGGAGCCAGCCGATACAGCGCGGTGGTGGCGGGCACCAGCACCACGTCGGCGCTCTCGGAGTGGTTGCGCTGTTTGATGCGCCACAGCGTGGCCAGGCGCTCGCTGATCAGGTCTTGGTGTGGCGAGAAGCTGTCGTAGGGCAGGGTTTCCCAGTCGGGGAACATCACGCAGCGCAGGTTCGGGGCGAAAAACACCAACTCGTCCAGCAGGCGCTGGGCGTCGGCCGCGTCGGCGGTGACGATGGCGGTGAGCTTGCCCGCCTTTTTTTCGCGCTCGGCCAGCTGGGCCAGCAACACGGCATCGGCCGATCCCACGGGGCGGGGCAGGGTGAAACGTTTGCCGGTGATGAGGCTGGGCAGTTGCATGGTGGCGATGGGCAAAGGCGAAAAGAAAAAGCAAAACACCCCCCGCCGGGATGGAGGGGGGTGAGCAAGTGGTCAAACGCTTCGATTGTAGGAGGGCCAAACGGGCAAGGCCTTAGCACAAGGCGATGTCCTTGATGGCGGGTTGGGACGATCCATGCTCTGCTGTCCTGCTCGCCACCTACAATTCAATCCCATGCCGATCACCCCAGACACCCCCCGTTTTCATGCCCTGGTGCCCTGCGCCGGCACGGGCAGCCGCGCGGGCACCGCTGTCCCGAAGCAATACCAATCTGTGGCGGGCCAACCCATGGTCATGCACACCGTGCAGGCCCTGGCGCAAGTGCCACAACTGGCCAGTGGCTGGCTGGTGGTGTCACCAGGCGATGAATTTGCCTGGCCCACATCGGGCTGGCCCGAGCATTTCAGGCGCGCGCCCTGTGGCGGCGCAACCCGCGCCGAGAGCGTTTTCAACGGCCTGAGCGCCATGTTGCACGCGGGCGAAGCCGCTCAAGATTGGGTGCTGGTGCACGACGCAGCGCGTTGCCTGATCACACCCGAAGCGGTGTCGGCCTTGATGACGGCCTGTCAGGATGACCCAGTGGGCGGCCTGTTGGCGTTGCCGCTGCCCGACACCCTCAAGGCGCACACCTTGGACGGCCGGAACGCCCGCGTGGCCCGCACAGTGCCCCGCGAAGACAAATGGTTGGCCCAAACGCCGCAAATGTTTCGCCTCGGGGCTTTGCATGCCGCCTTGGCAGAGGCCGCCGTCAACGGCTTTGAAGGCATCACCGATGAGTCCAGTGCCATGGAGCGCCAGGGCCTCTCGCCACGTCTGGTGCCCGGCTCGGCCCAAAATTTGAAAGTCACTTACCCGGCCGACTTCGCGTTTGCCGAGGCGGTTTTGAAAGGCCGAACATGAACATCCGCGTGGGAGAAGGCTGGGACGTGCATGCCCTGGTGCCAGGGCGCAAGTTGATTTTTGGGGGGGTGGAGATCCCCCACACGTCGGGCCTGTTGGGCCACTCAGACGCCGATGTGCTGCTGCACGCCATCACCGATGCGGTGCTGGGGGCGGCGGGCTTGGGCGACATTGGGCGGCATTTTCCGGACACGGATGCGCAGTTCAGGGGAGCCGATTCATCGGTGTTGCTGGCCGAGGCCATGCGCCGCGTGCGCGCGCAAGGTTGGGAGCTGGTGAACGTGGACAGCACCATCGTGGCGCAAGCGCCCAAACTGGCCCCGCACATGGCGGCCATCAACGCGGGCGTGGCGCGGGCGTTGGGCGTGCAGGCAGATCAGGTGAATGTGAAGGCCAAGACCGCAGAAAAGCTGGGGCCGGTGGGCATGGGCCAAAGCATCGAGGCGCGGGCTGTCGCTTTGTTGAAGCAGGCGTGATGGCTAAACCCGAGCCAGAACCCGTGGCCGGTGTTCCAGCCGCATCGCCCCAAAAAAAGCAGCGGCAGACTTTTTCAGTGCTTCTTTCATTGAGCGGTCCATCCGCCATCCATGTTCCAGGCGACCCCGCGCACGTTGTTGCCCGCAGCCGAGCAAAAGAACACCGCCAAATCGCCCAGCTCTTCAGGTGTGGTGAACTGCATCGAGGGTTCTTTTTCTTGTAACAGGACTTTTTTGGCTTCTTCGTTGGACAAGCCCATAGCGGCTGCTTTGGCGTCCACCTGTTTTTGCACCAAGGGCGTGAGCACCCAGCCGGGGCAAATGGCGTTGCAGGTCACGCCGGTGGTGGCGTTTTCCAGTGCGGTGACCTTGGTCAGGCCCACCACGCCATGCTTGGCCGCAACATAGGCCGATTTTTCTGCCGAGCCGACCAGTCCGTGGATGGAGGCCACGTTGATGATGCGGCCCCAGTTGGCGGCCTTCATGGCAGGCAGCGCCATGCGGGT
Protein-coding regions in this window:
- the mfd gene encoding transcription-repair coupling factor; protein product: MQLPSLITGKRFTLPRPVGSADAVLLAQLAEREKKAGKLTAIVTADAADAQRLLDELVFFAPNLRCVMFPDWETLPYDSFSPHQDLISERLATLWRIKQRNHSESADVVLVPATTALYRLAPPSFLAGYTFEFKVKQKLDEAQLKAQLTLAGYSHVSQVVSPGEYAVRGGLIDLFPMGSPVPYRVDLFDDEIDSIRTFDPDSQRSLYPVPEVRLLPGREFPMDEAARARFRSRWRELLEGDPTKSRIYKDMGNGVATAGIEYYLPLFFEETATVFDYLGAGPHATQANAATVVLHGDLEPAFQRFWQDTKDRYRLVQGDPERPVLPPDTLFLSAEQFYTLTNGHAQLALRTGTDDVENNALAQPLPDLTVMRGAEDPLARLQAHIHSSKTRVLILAESDGRRESLLDFVRSSGLTPPVFDSLEDFLTSDEKVGMATAALVSGFHWFEHGMDLVTETELFAAGATTRRRKKQEQVSDVEALIKDLSELNVGDPVVHSQHGIGRYRGLVNMDMGQKNEDGTPALQEFLHLEYAGDATLYVPVSQLQLIGRYTGVSADEAPLHKLGSGQWEKAKRRAAEQVRDSAAELLNIYARRAAREGHPFRYSPQDYETFANDFGFEETADQKAAIHCVIQDMISPRPMDRLVCGDVGFGKTEVALRAAFVAVTGGKQVAILAPTTLLAEQHYQTLKDRFAKWPVKVAEVSRFRSGKEVTAALKGIADGTVDIVVGTHKLLSESTKFHDLGLLIIDEEHRFGVRHKEAMKALRAEVDVLTLTATPIPRTMGMALEGLRDLSVIATAPQRRLAIKTFVRNEGTGVIREAVLRELKRGGQCYFLHNEVETIENRRQKLEEILPEARIAVAHGQMPERELERVMRDFVAQRYNILLCSTIIETGIDVPTANTIVISRADKFGLAQLHQLRGRVGRSHHQAYAYLMVPEIEGLTKQAAQRLDAIQQMEELGSGFYLAMHDLEIRGAGEVLGENQSGNMLEVGFQLYNEMLSEAVRCLKMGKEPDLLSPLSVTTDINLHAPALLPGDYCGDVHLRLSFYKKLATAKTSNQIDALLEELVDRFGKLPPQAQTLVDVHRLRVLTQPYGVIKVDAAPGVIQITFKPNPPIDPMAIIGLIQKNKHIKLAGNDKIRIERELPDPKARAQMVRDVLRSLGTPKTETSMA
- the ispF gene encoding 2-C-methyl-D-erythritol 2,4-cyclodiphosphate synthase; this translates as MNIRVGEGWDVHALVPGRKLIFGGVEIPHTSGLLGHSDADVLLHAITDAVLGAAGLGDIGRHFPDTDAQFRGADSSVLLAEAMRRVRAQGWELVNVDSTIVAQAPKLAPHMAAINAGVARALGVQADQVNVKAKTAEKLGPVGMGQSIEARAVALLKQA
- a CDS encoding type II toxin-antitoxin system RelE/ParE family toxin — its product is MLTIAELPEYIRRAEKLLSTSERPDIINYLAAHPKAGDLMEGTGGIRKLRWGRGAQGKSGGVRVIYYVHSERMPLYLLTLFAKNERANISKAHRNELAGLTELLVQLWIEN
- the ispD gene encoding 2-C-methyl-D-erythritol 4-phosphate cytidylyltransferase, yielding MPITPDTPRFHALVPCAGTGSRAGTAVPKQYQSVAGQPMVMHTVQALAQVPQLASGWLVVSPGDEFAWPTSGWPEHFRRAPCGGATRAESVFNGLSAMLHAGEAAQDWVLVHDAARCLITPEAVSALMTACQDDPVGGLLALPLPDTLKAHTLDGRNARVARTVPREDKWLAQTPQMFRLGALHAALAEAAVNGFEGITDESSAMERQGLSPRLVPGSAQNLKVTYPADFAFAEAVLKGRT
- a CDS encoding 3-hydroxybutyrate dehydrogenase, with amino-acid sequence MLQGKTALVTGSTSGIGLGIAKALARQGVNVVLNGFGDAEGPKTEIAALGVKVAYHGADMSKASEIEAMMKFAADTFGQVDILVNNAGIQHVAKIEDFPTERWDAIIAINLSSAFHATRMALPAMKAANWGRIINVASIHGLVGSAEKSAYVAAKHGVVGLTKVTALENATTGVTCNAICPGWVLTPLVQKQVDAKAAAMGLSNEEAKKVLLQEKEPSMQFTTPEELGDLAVFFCSAAGNNVRGVAWNMDGGWTAQ